One Methylobacterium sp. AMS5 genomic region harbors:
- a CDS encoding AsmA-like C-terminal region-containing protein, whose translation MDQETARTLLQEAVEAPAPRKARRRRRPVLWCALLLVFLVGLGGGLVALRLSQGPLRIDGLTHQVAEAVASRFGPGWRVALRDSALELDSESSLALRVGGLDIFNPEGALVVRAPLAVVSLDTWSLLRLSVQPRSIEFRDIEMTALVHDDGSIAFAASSPSQGEAAKPHTLPSVDAARGTVSPVSAAVASIFGVVLDPAGVIGALDRARITNGRLTLVDDARHQATFERVNGLFRRGTSDDSRVFELRIDGPHGEWRFGGRVHEAGEGRRAGVITLDDLPITDLLLLSGHSKMPVETDLKLSARADVALSGGRIETMKAEVKTGGGTLLIDEKDFNPVVVDELRTEASWDETQRALAISAIDYKGGGNDAHLTGAFAIGPPGAEDAWTLDFAGKDALLRGAARSDPSFRIGEISGRITGRAGGVNIESIALTGEGLNGRLSGTVGTRADDEGITLHIVANDTDGRKAMRLWPENIAPGVRNYLVDELRGGRLDQADIQIDMSGPELAAATRGDPMPDAALNVIFAVSDAGLTISPDAPPLSHGRVTGTITGRSTTIQNATAEIRLSDTRALTISNASFLIRDPQPDKIIAQLGLRLSGSVDSLAALLETPMFKGFTGVDIDPATLKGKADLRLDVPINLKHVPDLAEMPVTLTGSVTEFSMDKAVGKDRFEAGRFTLSFDRSGFTLKGDGRLLGTAVAIDLKQPKPGTPGEAVVSLNLDDAFRAKRGLPTAPQLGGIIPARVVVPVGRPASAGKPPARVEADLTRASINGLMPGWSKPAGKAGRLGFTLVEAAGGGMELRDITLDAAPALARGSATISAEGTLERADLTALKLSPGDDMRVSLDRAGSTYKVAVKGAVLDARPFLKGLTDDGKGSKDPGKDIEADVAANIVSGFNGESLTNATLKASFKGGDLRAAQFKGRFGGSPLSAVVRSERGAPLLTLDSADSGATLRFLDIYKRMYGGRLALNVYLNDGPQAGVVQIKDFALRNEPALSSIVAQAPLPSDGRRAAPNANDVGFDKMRANFTRSGPRVSFSDAAISNAAMGFTATGWLDTAKERTQIDGTFVPLYGLNNVVAQVPLFGPLLAGGSNEGLFAVNFNVSGPIAKPTVNVNPLSAVAPGFLRKLFGAGSGDTFANGAGQGGPEQ comes from the coding sequence ATGGATCAGGAAACGGCCAGGACCCTGCTCCAGGAGGCGGTCGAGGCGCCTGCGCCGCGCAAAGCGCGCCGTCGGCGGCGGCCGGTGCTGTGGTGCGCGCTGCTTCTCGTCTTCCTGGTCGGCCTCGGCGGCGGGCTCGTTGCCCTGCGGCTGTCGCAGGGTCCGCTGCGCATCGACGGACTGACGCATCAGGTCGCCGAGGCGGTCGCGAGCCGGTTCGGTCCGGGCTGGCGCGTGGCGTTGCGCGACAGCGCGCTCGAGCTCGACAGCGAATCCTCGTTGGCACTCCGAGTCGGCGGGCTCGACATCTTCAACCCGGAGGGCGCGCTCGTGGTGCGCGCCCCGCTTGCGGTGGTCAGCCTCGATACGTGGAGTCTGCTGCGCCTCTCGGTCCAGCCGCGCTCCATCGAATTCCGCGACATCGAGATGACCGCCCTCGTCCATGATGACGGGTCCATCGCCTTCGCCGCCTCGTCACCGTCGCAAGGCGAGGCGGCCAAGCCCCATACCCTGCCGAGCGTGGACGCCGCCCGCGGCACCGTCTCGCCGGTCTCGGCGGCGGTCGCCTCGATCTTCGGCGTCGTGCTCGATCCGGCCGGCGTTATCGGCGCCCTTGACCGGGCGCGGATCACCAACGGGCGCCTGACCCTCGTCGACGACGCCCGGCACCAGGCCACCTTCGAGCGGGTGAACGGCCTGTTCCGCCGCGGCACCAGCGACGATTCGCGGGTGTTCGAGCTGCGCATCGACGGACCCCACGGCGAGTGGCGCTTCGGCGGGCGCGTCCACGAGGCGGGGGAGGGGCGGCGCGCGGGCGTCATCACCCTGGACGACCTGCCCATCACCGATCTGCTGCTGCTGTCCGGCCACTCGAAGATGCCGGTGGAGACCGACCTCAAGCTCTCGGCCAGGGCCGACGTGGCGCTGTCGGGTGGCCGCATCGAGACGATGAAGGCCGAGGTGAAGACCGGCGGCGGTACCCTCCTCATCGACGAGAAGGACTTCAACCCCGTCGTCGTCGACGAGCTGCGCACCGAGGCGAGCTGGGACGAAACGCAGCGCGCGCTCGCCATCTCCGCCATCGACTACAAGGGCGGCGGCAACGACGCGCACCTGACCGGCGCCTTCGCCATCGGCCCGCCCGGTGCCGAGGATGCGTGGACCCTGGACTTCGCCGGCAAGGACGCGCTTCTGCGCGGCGCCGCCCGCAGCGACCCGTCCTTCCGCATCGGCGAGATCAGCGGGCGGATCACCGGACGGGCCGGAGGTGTGAACATCGAGTCGATCGCGCTTACGGGCGAGGGCCTGAACGGACGCCTGAGCGGGACGGTCGGCACGCGAGCCGACGACGAGGGCATCACGCTGCACATCGTCGCCAACGACACCGATGGCCGCAAGGCCATGCGGCTCTGGCCCGAGAACATCGCGCCCGGCGTGCGCAACTACCTCGTGGACGAACTGCGCGGCGGACGGCTCGATCAGGCGGACATCCAGATCGACATGAGCGGACCGGAACTCGCTGCCGCGACCCGTGGCGACCCGATGCCGGATGCCGCGCTCAACGTGATCTTCGCGGTCTCGGATGCCGGCCTGACCATCTCTCCGGACGCGCCACCCCTGAGCCACGGCCGGGTCACCGGTACGATCACCGGCCGCAGCACGACGATCCAGAACGCCACCGCCGAGATCCGCCTCTCCGACACGCGGGCCCTGACGATCTCGAACGCCTCCTTCCTGATCCGCGATCCGCAGCCGGACAAGATCATCGCCCAGCTCGGCCTGCGGCTGTCCGGCTCCGTCGATTCGCTGGCCGCGCTCCTCGAAACCCCGATGTTCAAGGGATTTACGGGCGTCGACATCGACCCGGCCACGCTGAAGGGCAAGGCGGACCTGCGCCTCGACGTGCCGATCAACCTCAAGCACGTGCCCGATCTCGCCGAGATGCCGGTGACGCTCACCGGCTCGGTCACCGAATTCAGCATGGACAAGGCGGTCGGCAAGGATCGCTTCGAGGCGGGCCGCTTCACGCTCTCCTTCGACCGCAGCGGCTTCACCCTCAAGGGCGATGGGCGGCTGCTCGGCACCGCCGTCGCCATCGACCTGAAGCAGCCCAAGCCCGGCACACCCGGCGAGGCGGTGGTGAGCCTGAACCTCGACGACGCCTTCCGCGCCAAGCGCGGCCTGCCGACCGCGCCGCAGCTCGGCGGCATCATCCCGGCCCGCGTCGTGGTGCCGGTCGGGCGTCCCGCCTCCGCCGGCAAGCCACCGGCCCGGGTCGAGGCGGACCTGACCCGCGCCTCGATCAACGGTCTGATGCCCGGCTGGAGCAAACCCGCGGGCAAGGCCGGGCGCCTCGGCTTCACCCTGGTGGAGGCGGCCGGCGGCGGGATGGAGCTGCGCGACATCACCCTCGACGCCGCCCCCGCCCTCGCCCGAGGCAGCGCCACGATCTCGGCCGAGGGCACTCTCGAACGGGCGGACCTGACGGCGCTCAAGCTCTCGCCGGGCGACGATATGCGCGTCAGCCTCGACCGGGCCGGCTCGACCTACAAGGTCGCGGTGAAGGGCGCCGTCCTCGATGCACGGCCCTTCCTCAAGGGCCTGACGGATGACGGCAAAGGCAGCAAGGATCCCGGCAAGGACATCGAGGCGGATGTCGCCGCCAACATCGTCTCCGGCTTCAACGGCGAGTCGCTTACCAACGCCACGCTGAAGGCAAGCTTCAAGGGCGGCGATCTGCGCGCCGCCCAGTTCAAGGGCCGTTTCGGCGGTTCCCCGCTCAGCGCCGTGGTCCGGAGCGAGCGCGGCGCACCGCTGCTGACCCTCGACTCCGCCGATTCCGGCGCGACGCTCCGCTTCCTCGACATCTACAAGCGGATGTATGGCGGGCGGCTCGCGCTCAACGTCTATCTCAATGACGGTCCGCAGGCCGGCGTGGTCCAGATCAAGGACTTTGCCCTGCGCAACGAGCCCGCCCTGTCGAGCATCGTCGCCCAGGCCCCGCTGCCCTCGGACGGACGGCGCGCGGCCCCGAACGCCAACGATGTCGGCTTCGACAAGATGCGCGCGAACTTCACCCGCAGCGGCCCGCGGGTGAGCTTCTCCGACGCAGCGATCTCGAACGCGGCGATGGGCTTCACCGCAACCGGCTGGCTCGACACGGCCAAGGAGCGCACGCAGATCGACGGCACCTTCGTGCCGCTCTACGGGCTCAACAACGTGGTGGCGCAGGTGCCGTTGTTCGGGCCATTGCTGGCCGGCGGCAGCAACGAGGGCCTGTTCGCGGTGAACTTCAACGTCTCGGGGCCCATCGCCAAGCCGACGGTCAACGTGAACCCGCTCTCGGCGGTGGCCCCCGGCTTCCTGCGCAAGCTGTTCGGCGCCGGCAGCGGCGATACCTTCGCCAATGGGGCCGGGCAGGGCGGACCGGAGCAGTAG
- a CDS encoding fatty acid desaturase: MIAQPSNPTATGRLADEDARTDDAKLAREVARHCAAFREPIPRMALRQVADTLLPYLILCAVMLGAAANGYALLALPLAVPAGGLLVRLFIIQHDCGHGSFLPSRRGNDGLGRALSLLTVTPYDSWKRAHALHHATTGDLSRRGTGDVHTLTVREYLALSRWGRLRYRLYRNPFILIVLGSPINFLVLQRLPFGVGLPWRTAWRDVLALDAVLLVALAVLALAAGGIGPVLWTFVPVIAVAAWIGGWLFYVQHQYEETVWEEADAWDFHRVALGGSSYYALPRVLQWFTGNVGLHHVHHLNSRIPNYRLQECLDGHEVLGRVGRLTLRDSLRCLKLALWDEEARKMVGFARVRGLQAA, from the coding sequence GTGATCGCCCAACCATCGAACCCGACCGCGACAGGCCGGCTCGCGGACGAGGACGCCCGAACCGACGACGCGAAGCTCGCGCGGGAGGTGGCCCGACACTGCGCCGCGTTCCGCGAACCAATTCCCCGGATGGCCCTTCGGCAGGTGGCCGATACGCTGCTGCCCTATCTGATCCTCTGCGCCGTGATGCTCGGCGCGGCGGCGAACGGCTACGCGCTTCTCGCCCTGCCGCTGGCCGTGCCGGCGGGCGGCCTGCTGGTGAGGCTCTTCATCATCCAGCACGATTGCGGGCATGGCTCGTTCTTGCCGTCACGCCGCGGCAACGATGGGCTCGGCCGCGCCCTGAGCCTGCTGACGGTGACGCCCTACGACAGCTGGAAGCGCGCGCATGCCCTGCATCACGCCACGACCGGCGATCTCAGCCGCCGCGGCACGGGCGACGTTCATACCTTGACCGTGCGCGAGTATCTCGCGCTGTCGCGCTGGGGCCGGCTGCGCTACCGGCTCTACCGCAATCCGTTCATCCTGATCGTGCTCGGCTCGCCGATCAACTTCCTCGTCCTGCAGCGCCTGCCCTTCGGCGTGGGGCTCCCGTGGCGGACGGCGTGGCGCGACGTGCTGGCGCTCGACGCCGTGCTCCTCGTGGCTCTGGCGGTGCTGGCGCTCGCGGCCGGCGGCATCGGACCGGTGCTCTGGACATTCGTGCCGGTGATCGCCGTCGCCGCCTGGATCGGCGGCTGGCTGTTCTATGTCCAGCACCAGTACGAGGAGACCGTCTGGGAGGAAGCCGACGCTTGGGACTTCCACCGCGTGGCGCTCGGCGGCAGTTCCTACTACGCGCTGCCGCGGGTTCTTCAGTGGTTCACCGGCAATGTCGGCCTGCACCACGTCCACCACCTCAACAGCCGCATCCCGAATTACCGCCTGCAGGAATGCCTCGACGGCCACGAGGTTCTCGGGCGGGTGGGCCGCCTGACCCTGCGCGACAGCCTGCGCTGCCTGAAGCTGGCGCTCTGGGACGAAGAGGCCCGCAAGATGGTCGGCTTCGCCCGTGTGCGCGGGCTTCAGGCCGCCTGA
- the tyrS gene encoding tyrosine--tRNA ligase: MTAESFAPKSDFIRVLQERGYIHQASDLAAIDALAAEGGLTTYTGYDCTAASLHVGHLLSIMMLHWLQTTGGKPVVLMGGGTTRVGDPSGRDETRKILTLEQIEANKEGIKQTFSRFLSFGESGNGAIMVDNAEWLTKLNYIEMLRDIGRHFSVNRMMSMDSVRMRLERDQELSFLEFNYMILQSYDFVELNRRFGTRLQMGGSDQWGNIVNGIDLGRRMGTPQLYALTCPLLTTSSGAKMGKTAAGAVWLDAGMLSPYDYWQFWRNTEDADVGRFLKLFTLLPLPEIEQLAALQGAEINEAKTILATEATALMHGAEAAAAAAETARKTFVEGSLAQSLPTIPVPSALLETGLGVLTAFGPDYAKLVPSTSEARRQIKGGGLRVNDVQVSDEKAVLRTEDLTAEGVIKLSFGRKKHVLLRPE; the protein is encoded by the coding sequence ATGACCGCCGAGAGCTTCGCGCCGAAATCCGACTTCATCCGGGTGCTGCAGGAGCGCGGCTACATCCATCAGGCCTCCGACCTCGCCGCCATCGACGCGCTGGCGGCGGAAGGGGGTCTGACCACCTATACCGGCTACGATTGCACGGCCGCCTCGCTCCATGTCGGCCACCTGCTCTCGATCATGATGCTGCACTGGCTGCAGACGACAGGCGGCAAGCCGGTCGTGCTGATGGGCGGCGGCACCACGCGCGTCGGCGACCCGTCCGGCCGCGACGAGACCCGCAAGATCCTGACGCTGGAGCAGATCGAGGCCAACAAGGAAGGCATCAAGCAGACCTTTTCGCGCTTCCTCTCCTTCGGAGAGAGCGGAAACGGCGCGATCATGGTCGACAATGCCGAGTGGCTGACGAAGCTCAATTACATCGAGATGCTGCGCGACATCGGCCGGCACTTCTCCGTCAACCGTATGATGTCGATGGACAGCGTGCGGATGCGGCTGGAGCGCGACCAGGAGCTGTCGTTCCTCGAGTTCAACTACATGATCCTGCAGTCGTACGACTTCGTGGAGCTAAACCGCCGCTTCGGCACCCGCCTGCAGATGGGCGGCTCGGACCAGTGGGGCAACATCGTCAACGGCATCGATCTCGGCCGCCGCATGGGCACGCCGCAGCTCTACGCCCTGACCTGTCCGCTCCTGACCACGTCGTCGGGCGCCAAGATGGGCAAGACCGCGGCCGGCGCCGTCTGGCTCGATGCCGGGATGCTCAGCCCTTACGATTACTGGCAGTTCTGGCGGAACACCGAGGACGCCGATGTCGGCCGCTTCCTCAAGCTGTTCACGCTGCTGCCGCTCCCCGAGATCGAACAGCTCGCCGCGCTTCAGGGCGCCGAGATCAACGAGGCCAAGACGATCCTCGCCACCGAGGCGACGGCGCTGATGCATGGCGCGGAGGCCGCCGCCGCCGCCGCCGAGACCGCCCGGAAAACCTTCGTCGAGGGGTCGCTGGCGCAGTCCCTGCCGACGATTCCCGTGCCGTCCGCATTGCTCGAGACGGGCCTCGGCGTGCTCACCGCCTTCGGCCCGGACTACGCCAAGCTCGTCCCTTCGACCAGCGAGGCGCGCCGCCAGATCAAGGGCGGCGGCCTGCGGGTCAACGACGTGCAGGTGAGCGACGAGAAGGCGGTGCTACGAACGGAAGACCTGACGGCGGAGGGGGTGATCAAGCTCTCGTTCGGACGCAAGAAGCACGTCCTGCTGCGGCCGGAATAG
- a CDS encoding anhydro-N-acetylmuramic acid kinase, whose translation MAMKRAIGLMSGTSLDGIDVALIESDGECIRLVKSANGLVAPLGPTGYRGYAEAEQALLREATRDAEGLRARTDRPGRLAEADAFVTRAHAEAIEAFLAEHDLRPEDIDVVGFHGQTVIHRPKLGLTVQIGDGAALAKRLGIRVVSDMRANDVAQGGQGAPLVPVFHKALAEAAGFAGPLGILNIGGLANATLIDSGGNMLAFDTGPGNGPINDWMKERTGRDFDENGATAARGTVDENLLENLLGHPLILRTPPKSLDRNWFSHRLAGYLTVEDGAATLTAFTAHAVARSLAFAGERPTRWIVGGGGARNRTLMVMLERLLAAEVLNADAIGWSSDFLEAQAFAYLALRALEGLPLTYPTTTGVSEPVTGGIVSEP comes from the coding sequence ATGGCGATGAAGCGCGCAATCGGCCTGATGAGCGGCACATCTCTCGACGGGATCGACGTGGCGCTGATCGAGAGCGACGGCGAGTGTATCCGCCTCGTCAAATCCGCCAACGGCCTGGTCGCGCCGCTCGGCCCGACGGGCTATCGCGGCTATGCCGAGGCCGAGCAGGCGCTGCTGCGCGAGGCGACCCGCGACGCGGAAGGGCTGCGGGCGCGCACCGACCGGCCGGGACGCCTCGCGGAGGCGGACGCGTTCGTCACCCGCGCCCATGCCGAGGCCATCGAAGCGTTCCTGGCGGAGCACGACCTTCGGCCCGAGGATATCGACGTCGTCGGCTTCCATGGCCAGACGGTGATCCACCGGCCGAAGCTCGGCCTCACGGTCCAGATCGGCGACGGTGCGGCCCTGGCCAAGCGTCTCGGCATCCGCGTCGTGTCCGACATGCGCGCCAACGATGTGGCGCAGGGCGGGCAGGGCGCGCCGCTGGTGCCGGTGTTCCACAAGGCGCTGGCCGAGGCCGCAGGCTTTGCCGGGCCTCTCGGCATCCTCAATATCGGCGGCCTCGCCAACGCCACCCTGATCGATTCCGGCGGCAACATGCTTGCCTTCGATACCGGGCCGGGCAACGGGCCGATCAACGACTGGATGAAGGAGCGCACGGGCCGGGATTTCGATGAGAACGGCGCCACCGCCGCCCGCGGTACGGTGGACGAAAACCTGCTCGAGAACCTGCTCGGCCATCCGCTGATCCTGCGCACGCCGCCGAAATCGCTGGACCGCAACTGGTTCTCGCATCGTCTCGCCGGCTATCTCACGGTCGAGGACGGCGCGGCGACGCTCACCGCCTTCACGGCTCACGCCGTCGCCCGCAGCCTCGCCTTCGCCGGCGAGCGCCCGACCCGCTGGATCGTCGGGGGCGGGGGCGCGAGGAACCGGACGCTGATGGTGATGCTGGAACGGCTCCTCGCGGCGGAAGTGCTGAACGCCGACGCGATCGGCTGGTCCTCCGACTTTCTCGAAGCCCAGGCCTTCGCCTATCTCGCCCTGCGGGCGCTGGAAGGCCTGCCGCTCACCTATCCAACGACCACGGGCGTCAGCGAACCGGTCACCGGTGGGATCGTCTCCGAGCCGTGA
- a CDS encoding DUF3578 domain-containing protein, whose product MSLGYALRRIIEEYPLARLDPPARHPLAHVIRKAAPDELRRVLAPLDGPFLVKGSPGRGSHWAAVPWLAVFDPAVTTSATRGYYLVYLFPAHREAVHLSLAQGTVAAIREHGPRSGEHLRAGGARLRERLSDFSDVLPVPTITLGSAGELPEGYEAAHILGLTYDRHELGDERRLRADLASGIAAYRALKARGGLRL is encoded by the coding sequence GTGAGCCTCGGCTACGCCCTGCGCCGCATCATCGAGGAATACCCGCTCGCCCGGCTCGACCCGCCCGCGAGGCATCCGCTCGCGCACGTGATTCGAAAAGCCGCGCCGGACGAGCTGCGCCGGGTCCTCGCACCCCTCGACGGGCCGTTCCTCGTCAAGGGTAGCCCCGGCCGCGGCAGCCATTGGGCCGCGGTGCCATGGCTTGCGGTGTTCGACCCCGCCGTGACGACGAGCGCCACCCGCGGCTACTACCTCGTCTACCTGTTCCCGGCGCATCGCGAGGCGGTGCATCTCTCGCTGGCGCAGGGGACCGTCGCGGCGATCCGCGAGCACGGACCGCGCTCGGGCGAGCACCTGCGCGCCGGCGGGGCCCGGCTGCGGGAACGGCTCTCGGATTTCTCAGATGTCCTGCCGGTCCCGACGATCACGCTCGGCAGCGCGGGCGAGTTGCCCGAGGGCTACGAGGCGGCCCACATCCTCGGGCTGACCTACGATCGCCATGAACTCGGTGACGAGCGGCGGCTGCGCGCGGATCTCGCCAGCGGCATCGCCGCCTACCGGGCGCTGAAGGCGCGGGGCGGGCTCCGACTCTGA
- the aroC gene encoding chorismate synthase: protein MSHNTFGHLFRVTTFGESHGVALGCVVDGCPPGLALEAEEIQAELDRRKPGQSRFTTQRREPDQVKILSGVFSDDRTGGRQLTTGTPIALMIENTDQRSKDYSEIRDSYRPGHADFTYDAKYGIRDYRGGGRSSARETAARVAAGAVARKVIPGITIRAALVQMGPHAIDRANWDWEQVGQNPFFCPDAKAAALYETYLDEIRKSGSSVGAVIEVVAEGVPPGLGAPIYGKLDADLAAAMMSINAVKGVEIGDGFAAAALRGEDNADEMRAGNDGRPRFLANHAGGILGGISSGEPVVVRFAVKPTSSILTPRQSVNRDGAEIDLITKGRHDPCVGIRAVPVAEAMMACVLADHHLRHRGQVG from the coding sequence ATGTCGCACAACACCTTCGGCCACCTGTTCCGCGTCACAACCTTCGGCGAGAGCCACGGGGTGGCGCTCGGCTGCGTGGTGGACGGGTGCCCGCCCGGCCTCGCGCTGGAAGCCGAAGAGATCCAGGCGGAACTCGACCGGCGCAAGCCCGGCCAGTCGCGCTTCACCACGCAGCGGCGCGAGCCGGATCAGGTGAAGATCCTGTCCGGCGTGTTCAGCGACGACCGCACCGGCGGGCGACAGCTCACCACCGGCACGCCGATCGCGCTGATGATCGAGAACACCGATCAGCGCTCGAAAGACTACTCCGAAATCCGCGACAGCTACCGCCCCGGCCACGCCGACTTCACCTACGACGCCAAGTACGGCATCCGCGACTATCGCGGGGGCGGGCGCTCCTCCGCCCGCGAGACCGCCGCGCGGGTCGCAGCCGGCGCCGTCGCCCGCAAGGTCATCCCCGGAATCACCATCCGCGCCGCCCTGGTACAGATGGGGCCGCACGCGATCGACCGCGCGAACTGGGATTGGGAGCAGGTCGGCCAAAATCCGTTCTTCTGCCCGGACGCGAAGGCGGCAGCGCTCTACGAGACCTATCTCGACGAAATCCGCAAAAGCGGCTCCTCGGTCGGCGCGGTGATCGAAGTCGTGGCCGAGGGCGTGCCGCCCGGCCTCGGCGCACCGATCTACGGCAAGCTCGACGCGGATCTCGCCGCTGCGATGATGTCGATCAACGCGGTCAAGGGCGTCGAGATCGGCGACGGCTTCGCCGCCGCAGCACTCCGCGGCGAGGACAACGCCGACGAGATGCGCGCCGGCAATGATGGCCGCCCGCGCTTCCTCGCCAACCATGCCGGCGGCATCCTGGGCGGCATCTCGTCGGGCGAGCCGGTGGTTGTCCGGTTTGCGGTGAAGCCGACCTCCTCGATCCTGACCCCGCGCCAGAGCGTGAACCGCGACGGGGCCGAGATCGATCTCATCACCAAGGGCCGCCACGACCCCTGCGTCGGCATCCGCGCCGTCCCCGTCGCCGAGGCGATGATGGCCTGCGTGCTGGCCGATCACCATCTGCGCCATCGCGGGCAGGTCGGCTGA
- the ribB gene encoding 3,4-dihydroxy-2-butanone-4-phosphate synthase has protein sequence MPHCSVTEAIEAFARGEIVVVTDDDDRENEGDLVVAASLCTPEKMAFIIRNTCGIVCAPITLAEARRLHLDPMVASNDAPLGTAFTVTVDVRHGLTTGISAEQRCNTVRALANGNMGAGDFVRPGHVFPLIARDGGVLMRSGHTEAAVDLCKLAGLPPVGVICELANDDGTVMKGPQIDTFSEQHSLKRVSVADLIAYRQARDRLVERVGTFPVKTEFGAMTGYAYVTPFEPIQQFAFVHGAIGDGRNMPVRLHRSNVVADVIEGGRQIDSVMRRFAKEGRGILVYLRDGTAGVPLNRYAEEGAEAQRVRQWREVGLGAQILRDLGVVSIRNLSSSTRSYVGLSGFGIELVSEEPLEG, from the coding sequence GTGCCCCATTGCAGCGTCACCGAGGCCATCGAAGCCTTCGCCCGCGGCGAGATCGTGGTCGTCACCGACGACGACGACCGCGAGAACGAGGGCGACCTCGTCGTCGCCGCCTCGCTCTGCACGCCGGAGAAGATGGCGTTCATCATCCGCAACACCTGCGGCATCGTCTGCGCGCCGATCACTCTGGCCGAGGCGCGCCGTCTCCATCTTGACCCGATGGTGGCGTCGAACGACGCGCCGCTCGGCACCGCCTTCACCGTGACGGTGGATGTGCGCCACGGGCTCACGACCGGCATCTCGGCCGAGCAGCGTTGCAACACGGTGCGCGCGCTCGCCAACGGCAACATGGGTGCGGGCGACTTCGTGCGGCCGGGTCACGTCTTCCCGCTGATCGCCCGCGACGGCGGCGTTCTGATGCGCTCCGGGCATACGGAGGCGGCGGTCGATCTGTGCAAGCTGGCGGGTCTGCCGCCGGTCGGCGTGATCTGCGAACTCGCCAACGACGACGGCACCGTGATGAAAGGGCCGCAGATCGACACGTTTTCCGAGCAGCACAGCCTCAAGCGGGTCTCGGTGGCGGATCTGATCGCCTACCGGCAGGCCCGCGACCGGCTGGTCGAGCGGGTCGGCACCTTCCCGGTGAAGACCGAGTTCGGAGCGATGACCGGCTACGCCTATGTCACGCCCTTCGAGCCGATCCAGCAATTCGCCTTCGTACACGGCGCCATCGGCGACGGACGCAACATGCCGGTGCGCCTGCACCGCTCGAACGTCGTCGCCGACGTGATCGAGGGCGGGCGGCAGATCGATTCGGTGATGCGCCGCTTCGCCAAGGAGGGCCGGGGCATCCTCGTCTATCTGCGCGACGGCACCGCGGGCGTGCCGCTCAACCGCTACGCCGAGGAGGGCGCCGAGGCCCAGCGCGTGCGCCAGTGGCGCGAGGTGGGCCTGGGCGCGCAGATCCTGCGCGACCTCGGCGTCGTCTCGATCCGCAACCTGTCCTCCTCGACGCGGTCCTATGTCGGCCTGTCGGGCTTCGGCATCGAACTGGTCAGCGAGGAGCCGCTGGAGGGCTGA
- a CDS encoding histone deacetylase family protein, with the protein MSTLYVTHPSAVEHVVPTGHPERPARMQAVERALENERFAALVRCHAPKAEASVAELVHPASYVETIVAASPDEGFFQIDGDTLMSPGSLNTCLHAIGGSNHAVDAVMKGECANAFVAMRPPGHHAERDRAMGFCLFNHAAIAVRHAQTAFGAVRVALVDWDVHHGNGSQDIFWADKTVMYASTHQMPLFPGSGATGERGDHDTIVNAPLKAFDGSELFREAFEARILPRLEAFEPDLIVISAGFDAHKLDPLANIQLDEADFGWATRRLMEVADRHAGGRVVSILEGGYSLDGLARSVAAHMDALMGR; encoded by the coding sequence CTGAGCACCCTGTACGTCACCCATCCGAGCGCGGTCGAACACGTGGTCCCGACCGGCCATCCGGAGCGGCCGGCCCGCATGCAGGCGGTCGAGCGCGCCCTCGAGAATGAGCGCTTTGCCGCCCTCGTGCGCTGCCACGCCCCGAAGGCGGAGGCTTCGGTCGCCGAACTCGTCCACCCCGCGTCCTACGTCGAGACCATCGTCGCTGCCTCGCCCGACGAGGGCTTCTTTCAGATCGACGGCGACACGCTGATGTCGCCGGGCTCGCTCAACACCTGCCTGCACGCCATCGGCGGGTCGAACCACGCCGTCGATGCGGTGATGAAGGGCGAGTGCGCCAACGCCTTCGTCGCCATGCGCCCGCCCGGCCACCACGCCGAACGCGACCGCGCCATGGGCTTCTGCCTGTTCAACCACGCAGCGATCGCCGTGCGCCACGCTCAGACGGCGTTCGGTGCCGTCCGCGTCGCGCTGGTGGATTGGGACGTCCACCACGGCAACGGCTCGCAGGATATCTTCTGGGCCGACAAGACCGTGATGTACGCCTCGACCCACCAGATGCCGCTGTTTCCGGGCTCCGGCGCCACGGGTGAGCGGGGCGACCACGACACCATCGTCAACGCGCCGCTCAAGGCGTTCGACGGCAGCGAATTGTTTCGCGAAGCGTTCGAGGCGCGCATCCTGCCGCGGCTCGAGGCCTTCGAGCCCGACCTGATCGTGATCTCGGCGGGGTTCGACGCGCACAAGCTCGACCCGCTGGCCAACATCCAGCTCGACGAGGCGGATTTCGGCTGGGCGACGCGGCGGCTGATGGAGGTGGCCGACCGCCATGCCGGCGGTCGCGTCGTGTCGATCCTGGAGGGCGGCTATAGCCTCGACGGCCTCGCCCGCTCGGTCGCCGCCCACATGGATGCGCTGATGGGGCGGTGA